The Hymenobacter sp. DG01 genome has a segment encoding these proteins:
- a CDS encoding OmpA family protein, translating to MLRFFRFVLSGPLLLLALMLPAVVKAQQKSSLPNAQRKLSAKVIRSARARTDATPDFPNINRLAYFEDKKALREIQRAEKRKNWNAARNLLDVYVSRFGIENFYKDTGLLWRLGQLWEKAGNEDRAKAYYRLALKHRRHDLKKVQLYYDSLEQKTADLYVPLKTYYDIVEYRKNIAAFRPPKGVYTSMGDAINSKVEDYGPTLNADADQLIFSSKRKMRGIHGVVDEDLYTSRRENGLWTEAEPLPKPINSSYNEGSACISKDGKTLFFARCECPTCHGNCDLYVSTFKDGQWSAPKTLGSNVNSTAWDSQPTLSPGEDTLYFASDRLGGFGLSDIWYTVKQKNGQWGKAQNMGPVVNTRESEVSPFYHPLYHVLYFSSRGQLLNFGDFDIYKTYRVRGRWQEPINIGPLVNGRGSEYYFTIDSESRNLYYARSEEKEMKNLDLFSFPLPMEAQPLATTHVEGSLIDSVSRRPLNGIVSIIDTDNGIEVASKYLRDDGSFDFDLIEGSHYVMLIQSPDFFSVEKKFALQGDTVMKLMTNSIDYKLPLIFKNIEFDQDKANIRASMHPILDRIAVFLVDHPTFRLSISGHTDSKGDPDFNMTLSQDRAEAIRRYIEQKGKLKPNRIESMGYGSTQPLKAEVTEEDARTNRRVEFRLIKPESEQKDAGGSGW from the coding sequence ATGCTTCGCTTTTTCCGTTTCGTGCTTTCTGGACCGTTGCTGCTGCTGGCACTGATGTTACCTGCTGTGGTAAAGGCCCAGCAGAAAAGTAGCCTACCCAACGCGCAACGGAAGCTAAGCGCCAAAGTTATCCGGAGCGCCCGGGCCCGCACCGACGCTACCCCCGACTTCCCGAATATCAACCGCCTGGCCTATTTCGAGGATAAGAAGGCGCTGCGGGAAATTCAGCGGGCCGAGAAACGCAAGAACTGGAATGCCGCCCGTAACCTGCTGGATGTGTACGTGAGCCGGTTCGGAATCGAGAACTTCTATAAGGACACCGGCTTGCTCTGGCGTCTGGGCCAGCTCTGGGAAAAGGCCGGCAACGAAGACCGGGCCAAGGCCTATTACCGCCTGGCCCTCAAGCACCGCCGCCACGACCTGAAGAAGGTGCAGCTCTACTACGACTCGCTGGAGCAGAAAACGGCTGACCTGTACGTGCCCCTCAAAACGTACTACGACATTGTAGAGTACCGAAAGAACATTGCCGCTTTCCGGCCGCCTAAGGGCGTGTACACCAGCATGGGCGATGCCATCAACTCCAAAGTGGAGGACTACGGCCCTACCCTCAATGCTGATGCTGACCAGCTTATCTTCTCCTCCAAGCGCAAGATGCGCGGCATACACGGGGTAGTAGATGAGGACCTGTACACCTCCCGGCGCGAAAACGGCCTCTGGACGGAGGCTGAGCCTTTGCCCAAACCCATTAACTCTTCCTACAACGAGGGCTCAGCCTGCATTAGCAAGGATGGCAAAACCCTATTCTTCGCCCGCTGCGAGTGCCCTACCTGCCACGGCAACTGCGACCTGTACGTTTCCACCTTCAAGGATGGTCAGTGGAGTGCGCCCAAAACGCTCGGTAGCAACGTCAACTCCACGGCCTGGGACTCGCAGCCTACCCTCTCCCCCGGTGAGGACACGCTATACTTCGCCTCCGACCGTCTGGGCGGCTTTGGCCTTTCGGACATCTGGTACACGGTAAAGCAGAAGAACGGGCAGTGGGGCAAAGCGCAGAACATGGGGCCGGTGGTGAATACCCGTGAGAGTGAGGTGAGCCCCTTCTACCACCCCCTCTACCATGTGCTTTACTTCAGCTCCCGCGGGCAGCTGCTCAACTTCGGCGACTTCGACATTTATAAGACGTACCGGGTACGCGGCCGGTGGCAGGAGCCCATCAACATTGGGCCGCTCGTAAATGGCAGGGGCTCGGAGTACTATTTTACCATTGATTCTGAGTCGAGAAACCTGTACTACGCCCGCTCCGAGGAAAAGGAAATGAAGAACCTCGACCTCTTCTCGTTTCCGCTGCCCATGGAGGCCCAGCCCTTGGCGACTACGCACGTAGAGGGCTCCCTTATTGACTCGGTAAGCCGCCGGCCGCTGAACGGTATCGTCAGTATCATCGACACGGATAACGGCATTGAGGTAGCCAGCAAGTATCTGCGCGACGACGGCTCCTTCGATTTCGACCTGATTGAAGGTTCCCACTACGTGATGCTGATTCAGAGCCCCGACTTTTTCAGCGTGGAAAAGAAGTTCGCGCTACAGGGCGACACGGTGATGAAGCTGATGACCAACTCCATCGACTACAAGCTGCCGCTGATTTTCAAGAACATCGAGTTCGACCAGGATAAGGCCAACATCCGGGCCAGCATGCATCCCATTCTGGACCGTATTGCCGTGTTTCTGGTTGACCACCCCACGTTCCGGCTCAGCATCTCGGGCCACACCGACAGCAAAGGCGACCCGGACTTTAACATGACCCTCTCGCAGGACCGGGCCGAAGCCATCCGGCGCTACATTGAGCAAAAAGGCAAACTCAAGCCCAACCGCATTGAGAGTATGGGCTACGGCAGCACCCAACCCCTCAAGGCCGAAGTCACGGAGGAAGACGCCCGCACTAACCGCCGCGTGGAGTTCCGCCTCATCAAGCCGGAAAGCGAGCAGAAAGATGCCGGTGGCAGCGGCTGGTAG
- a CDS encoding RagB/SusD family nutrient uptake outer membrane protein produces MNFRSKLFTLATLGLLTFGASSCSDFLDPTPQTSVDRTDVFTDAAGARGAIIGVYGAMTSSDYLGLYYPLLADLAADNLAHTGTFPQLAEVKTRNIISSNATLTNVYYAIYRTINRANNVIANTPNVTGLADAEKNSIIAEALFIRAYCHFDVTRFWGDAALILTPTSTPDNSLFVARSTKEQVYTQVLADLNQALPNLPDTGTGRATKSAAQALIARVQLYAGKWKEAETAADQIINSNRFQLTPSYATNFTSENTTESILELQFDANTQSQFAFFNLPTANGGRNEVNPNGPATTLLTAYETGDTRRNATISDGTVVISNRAVVAGTGIKYKDPGTGTDNYKIFRFAEVLLTGAEAKAQLQDLPGALTLLNRVRTRAGLPALLATGLTQTTLLNAIYQERRVELALEGHRWFDLIRTNRAQTVLGITDPTRLLFPIPFREIQNNPNMKQNPGY; encoded by the coding sequence ATGAACTTTCGTTCCAAGCTTTTCACGCTCGCTACTCTGGGTTTGCTGACTTTTGGCGCCAGCAGTTGCTCCGATTTCCTGGATCCTACCCCGCAGACTTCCGTTGACCGTACGGATGTATTCACCGACGCTGCTGGTGCCCGCGGCGCAATCATTGGGGTGTACGGTGCCATGACCAGCTCCGACTACTTGGGTCTGTACTACCCCCTGCTGGCTGACCTGGCCGCCGACAACCTAGCTCACACCGGCACGTTTCCGCAGTTGGCGGAAGTAAAAACTCGAAATATCATTTCGAGTAATGCTACGCTCACGAACGTTTACTACGCTATTTACCGGACCATCAACCGGGCCAATAACGTTATTGCCAACACGCCGAATGTGACCGGCCTGGCCGACGCGGAGAAGAACAGCATCATTGCCGAAGCACTGTTCATCCGTGCTTACTGCCACTTCGATGTGACCCGTTTCTGGGGCGATGCCGCTCTCATCCTTACCCCGACGTCAACGCCTGATAACTCGCTTTTTGTAGCACGCAGCACCAAAGAGCAGGTATATACGCAGGTGCTGGCCGACCTGAACCAGGCCCTGCCTAACCTGCCTGACACAGGCACCGGACGGGCTACCAAATCAGCGGCCCAGGCCCTAATTGCCCGGGTACAACTGTATGCCGGCAAGTGGAAGGAAGCCGAAACGGCGGCTGATCAAATCATTAACAGCAACCGCTTTCAGCTCACTCCCAGCTACGCCACCAACTTCACCTCGGAGAATACTACTGAGTCGATTCTGGAACTGCAGTTTGACGCGAATACCCAGAGCCAGTTTGCTTTCTTCAATCTGCCCACTGCCAATGGTGGCCGTAACGAGGTAAACCCGAACGGCCCTGCCACTACGCTTCTGACAGCCTACGAAACGGGCGATACGCGCCGTAACGCTACTATCTCCGACGGCACTGTTGTCATCTCCAACCGCGCGGTAGTTGCCGGTACCGGTATCAAATACAAAGACCCTGGCACTGGAACCGACAATTACAAAATATTCCGTTTTGCCGAGGTTCTGCTAACAGGGGCTGAGGCTAAGGCCCAGTTGCAGGACCTTCCGGGCGCGCTGACCTTGTTGAATCGGGTACGTACCCGGGCAGGCTTGCCGGCACTTCTGGCAACCGGTTTAACCCAGACTACCCTGTTAAACGCCATTTACCAGGAGCGCCGGGTAGAGTTGGCTCTGGAAGGACACCGGTGGTTTGATCTTATCCGCACCAACCGGGCCCAGACGGTACTGGGCATCACAGACCCCACTCGGTTGCTGTTCCCGATTCCGTTCCGGGAAATTCAGAACAACCCGAATATGAAGCAGAACCCCGGCTACTAG
- the porQ gene encoding type IX secretion system protein PorQ, with product MIRPLRPRLFLLSFLVLGLGGLTPAVAQIGGQQAFSFLNLPTSAKLAGLGGVNVSSRDADGTMLYGNPALLNADMDGRLALGYVDYLADIKQSTAVYVFNTKKAGRFGVGLTYLSYGNFEQFDAAGNSLGQFSVNEYALSIADSYTSGAFTIGGTLKLAGSGIAGNHSFAALADVGGLFKHPEQDFTVGLVVRNAGIQLKPYDGADREPMPLDVELGTSFKPEHLPLRFSFTAHHLQRLDIVYLDPNQRGQLDENGEEIKPKKSLGDKIARHFVVGGELLLSKNLNLRVGYNHLQRRELRLENTSGGAGFSFGVMLRVSQFQLDYTHAGYHASGGANYFTIARNLDSLFKKSQ from the coding sequence ATGATTCGACCTTTACGCCCCCGCCTTTTTCTGCTCTCTTTTCTGGTGCTGGGCCTGGGTGGTCTTACCCCGGCGGTGGCCCAGATTGGCGGGCAGCAGGCGTTTTCTTTTCTCAACCTGCCCACCAGCGCCAAGCTGGCCGGGCTGGGTGGCGTGAACGTTTCTTCGCGCGACGCCGATGGCACCATGCTCTACGGCAACCCGGCCCTGCTGAATGCCGATATGGATGGCCGGCTGGCCCTGGGCTACGTCGATTATCTGGCCGATATCAAGCAAAGCACGGCCGTGTACGTGTTCAATACCAAGAAGGCAGGCCGCTTTGGGGTCGGGCTTACCTACCTGAGCTACGGCAACTTCGAGCAGTTTGACGCGGCGGGCAATTCACTGGGGCAGTTTTCAGTGAACGAGTACGCCCTGAGTATCGCCGATTCCTATACCAGCGGGGCCTTTACCATTGGTGGCACCCTGAAACTGGCAGGCTCGGGCATCGCCGGCAACCACTCCTTTGCGGCGCTGGCCGATGTAGGTGGGTTGTTCAAGCACCCGGAGCAGGACTTTACCGTAGGCTTGGTAGTGCGCAACGCCGGTATTCAGCTGAAGCCCTACGATGGCGCCGACCGGGAGCCCATGCCCCTTGATGTGGAGCTGGGCACTTCGTTTAAGCCTGAGCACCTGCCGCTGCGTTTTTCCTTCACGGCCCACCACCTGCAGCGCCTCGACATCGTGTACCTCGACCCTAACCAGCGGGGCCAGCTAGATGAGAACGGCGAGGAAATCAAACCTAAGAAGAGCCTGGGCGACAAGATTGCCCGGCATTTTGTGGTAGGCGGGGAGCTGCTGCTCAGCAAAAACCTGAACCTGCGCGTTGGCTACAACCACCTGCAGCGCCGGGAACTGCGCCTGGAAAATACCTCGGGCGGTGCGGGCTTCTCCTTTGGGGTAATGCTGCGCGTCAGCCAGTTTCAGCTCGACTATACCCACGCCGGCTACCATGCTTCGGGTGGGGCCAACTACTTCACTATTGCCCGCAACCTCGATTCCTTGTTTAAAAAATCACAGTAA
- the hslU gene encoding ATP-dependent protease ATPase subunit HslU, translating into MLDSAEFLTPAQIVAELDKYIIGQHEAKRHVAIALRNRWRRLHAPGEMQREIVPNNILMIGSTGVGKTEIARRLASISGAPFTKVEASKFTEVGYVGRDVESMVRDLVEQSVNMVKQRRKEEVKVQAAQAVEDVILDILIPPVTTSAAAPKPALGFPTTASEMPDSDHELNERTRERFREKIRNGEMDERKIEIRVQQNSSPGIGVIGGPAGMDEASMAGIQDMLGSMLPKKTRKRKVTVAEARKILLDEEAAKLIDMDEVKDEAIRHAENAGIIFIDEIDKVASRSGKGGGGPDVSREGVQRDLLPIVEGSAVSTKYGIIHTDHILFIAAGAFHVAKPSDLIPELQGRFPIRVELQSLSKDDFFRILKDPKNALTKQYEALLQAEGVALSFEDSALERLAEIAFEVNSEVENIGARRLHTVMSRLLNDILFDVPDKIGPNAQILVNRDMVEDRLRDMVRNRDLSQYIL; encoded by the coding sequence ATGCTTGACTCCGCTGAGTTTCTCACCCCGGCCCAGATTGTGGCTGAGCTCGATAAGTACATCATTGGCCAGCACGAGGCCAAGCGCCATGTGGCCATTGCCCTGCGCAACCGGTGGCGCCGCCTGCATGCTCCCGGCGAGATGCAGCGCGAAATCGTGCCTAACAACATCCTGATGATTGGCTCCACCGGCGTCGGCAAAACGGAAATTGCCCGCCGTCTGGCCAGCATTTCGGGTGCTCCGTTCACGAAAGTGGAAGCTTCCAAGTTTACTGAGGTAGGCTACGTAGGCCGCGATGTGGAAAGCATGGTGCGCGACCTGGTGGAGCAGTCGGTGAACATGGTGAAACAGCGCCGCAAGGAGGAAGTGAAGGTGCAGGCGGCCCAGGCCGTGGAAGATGTTATCCTTGACATCCTGATTCCGCCGGTTACTACCTCCGCTGCGGCTCCCAAGCCTGCCTTAGGTTTCCCCACTACCGCCAGCGAGATGCCTGATTCCGACCACGAGCTGAATGAGCGCACCCGGGAACGGTTCCGGGAAAAGATTCGGAACGGAGAAATGGATGAGCGCAAAATCGAAATCCGGGTGCAGCAGAACAGCAGCCCGGGCATCGGCGTAATCGGTGGTCCGGCCGGTATGGATGAGGCCAGCATGGCCGGCATCCAGGACATGCTCGGCTCCATGCTCCCTAAAAAGACTCGCAAGCGCAAGGTAACGGTTGCCGAGGCCCGCAAAATCCTGCTCGATGAGGAAGCGGCCAAGCTCATCGATATGGATGAGGTAAAGGATGAAGCCATTCGGCACGCTGAAAATGCGGGCATCATCTTCATTGACGAAATCGACAAAGTGGCCAGTCGTAGCGGCAAGGGGGGCGGTGGCCCTGATGTAAGCCGGGAAGGCGTGCAGCGCGACCTGCTGCCCATCGTGGAAGGCTCAGCTGTCAGCACCAAGTATGGCATTATCCACACCGACCATATCCTGTTTATTGCGGCCGGTGCCTTTCACGTGGCCAAGCCCTCTGACTTGATTCCGGAGCTGCAGGGTCGCTTCCCCATTCGGGTGGAGCTGCAGAGCCTGAGCAAGGACGACTTCTTCCGCATCCTGAAAGACCCCAAAAACGCCCTGACCAAGCAGTACGAGGCCTTGCTGCAGGCCGAAGGGGTAGCCTTGTCGTTCGAAGATTCCGCCCTGGAGCGGCTGGCTGAAATTGCCTTCGAGGTCAACAGCGAGGTAGAAAACATCGGGGCCCGGCGTCTGCACACGGTCATGAGCCGCCTGCTCAATGACATCCTGTTCGATGTGCCGGACAAAATCGGCCCAAATGCGCAGATTTTGGTCAACCGCGACATGGTAGAAGACCGTCTCCGCGACATGGTCCGCAACCGCGACCTAAGCCAGTATATCCTATGA
- a CDS encoding SDR family NAD(P)-dependent oxidoreductase → MHYYIITGASRGLGKALAEAVLRLPDTKVVGVSRHATIEHEQYAHQPLDLSDMLAVQNNLHKVFPQWPDAESITLINNAAVLGEIGYLGEHQNEHFEFVFDVNIVAPAMFMNTFLSAYGGLSVPRTILNISSGAAQRAVDGWGAYSASKAALDALSCTAQKEQDLRGSGIRIRSLSPGILDTAMQEHIRTADEHSFSEAVRFAGFHQEGRLAQPEEVAEKIIGWLRHPASADEKVVLRIDSL, encoded by the coding sequence ATGCACTATTACATCATCACCGGAGCCAGCCGCGGACTGGGCAAAGCCCTGGCGGAAGCTGTGCTGCGCCTGCCCGATACGAAGGTTGTCGGCGTTTCGCGCCACGCCACTATCGAGCACGAGCAGTACGCTCATCAGCCCCTGGACCTGTCCGATATGCTGGCCGTGCAAAACAACCTGCACAAAGTATTCCCGCAGTGGCCCGATGCTGAAAGCATCACCCTTATCAACAACGCCGCCGTGCTCGGCGAAATCGGCTACCTGGGTGAGCATCAGAACGAGCACTTCGAGTTCGTGTTTGATGTGAATATTGTGGCTCCTGCCATGTTCATGAACACGTTCCTGAGCGCCTATGGCGGGCTGTCAGTGCCGCGTACCATCCTCAACATCAGCAGCGGTGCCGCCCAGCGGGCCGTTGACGGCTGGGGCGCCTATTCGGCCTCCAAAGCCGCCCTCGATGCGCTGTCCTGCACCGCCCAGAAAGAGCAGGATCTGCGCGGCAGCGGCATCCGTATCCGTAGTCTCTCCCCCGGCATCCTCGATACGGCCATGCAGGAGCACATCCGCACCGCCGATGAGCACAGCTTCAGTGAAGCCGTCCGGTTTGCTGGCTTTCACCAGGAAGGAAGGCTGGCCCAGCCAGAGGAGGTAGCAGAAAAAATTATTGGATGGCTGCGGCACCCCGCCTCAGCCGATGAAAAGGTGGTGTTGCGTATAGACTCCCTATAA
- a CDS encoding DUF6702 family protein: MFSSSFFRRFGLVAAFLLLAHLVAWAHAYHASIMEVRFNPGKQRLEMALKIFIDDLEQGLSVGKTTPVRTDQLSRAQLDPLLMDLLRRSVQFSSRPGQALPFTLVGLQKEKDSYWIYFTAPLPTTATGVSLRHQLLLDLFPDQMNIVNLEAKGNKQSLLFRDGETQQQLKW, from the coding sequence ATGTTTTCTTCTTCCTTCTTCCGGCGCTTTGGGCTGGTAGCGGCCTTTCTGCTGCTGGCGCATCTGGTAGCCTGGGCGCACGCCTACCATGCCAGCATCATGGAGGTGCGCTTCAACCCCGGCAAGCAGCGCCTGGAAATGGCCCTGAAAATCTTTATCGACGACCTGGAGCAAGGGCTGTCCGTTGGCAAGACTACCCCCGTCCGTACCGACCAACTCTCGCGGGCCCAGCTTGATCCGCTGCTAATGGATCTGCTGCGCCGCTCGGTGCAGTTCAGTTCCCGGCCGGGGCAGGCATTGCCGTTTACGCTGGTGGGCCTGCAGAAAGAAAAGGACTCGTACTGGATTTACTTTACGGCGCCGCTGCCCACTACAGCCACCGGCGTGAGCCTGCGTCATCAGCTGCTGCTCGACCTGTTTCCCGACCAAATGAACATTGTCAACCTCGAAGCCAAGGGCAACAAGCAAAGCCTGCTTTTCCGCGACGGCGAAACGCAACAGCAGCTGAAGTGGTGA
- the lon gene encoding endopeptidase La codes for MAEDSEEMVSIVAADPDQTLSADESPEVLPLLPVRNTVLFPGVVLPVTVTRKKSIRLVRKAYRGNKIVGVVAQKNGQSDDPTLQDLYQVGTMAKILKLLVLPDGNTTIIIQGQSRFRIEAEVQSTPYLTARVSYSPEAFPNKQSKEVKALVSSLKEAAAKMLKLNPEIPQEAQVALDNIESPSFLTHFLSSNINVEVGIKQQLLEINDGVERGTQLLELMLKEIQLLEIKREIHTKVHTDIDQQQRDYFLRQQIKVLQDELGFDGPDQEVEKLRQRAKDKKWPEAVAKHFTKELDKLTRINPQAAEYPVSLNYVEFLLDLPWGEYTKDNFNLKRTQKILDQDHYGMEKVKARIIEYLAVLKLKQDLKAPILCLYGPPGVGKTSLGRSIAKALGRQYVRMSLGGVRDEAEIRGHRKTYVGAMPGRIISQIKKAGASNPVIVLDEIDKLASDFRGDPSSALLEVLDPEQNSTFTDNYLEVEYDLSRVLFIATANSLETIQPALRDRMEIIDLTGYTLEEKTQIAKKHLWPKLLQEHGLGLKDAGISTSALQRVIDDYTRESGVRSLERKLGAVVRNVAKSKAMNEAFPSILEPKDIHRILGAAIFDRDQYQDNETAGVVTGLAWTSVGGDILFVESLLSRGRGKLTLSGQLGDVMKESAVTALSYLRSRAEELDIDYRLFDQYDLHIHFPEGAVPKDGPSAGIAIFTSIASVFTQRKIRSHLAMTGEITLRGKVLPVGGIKEKILAAKRAGVRDIILCPKNKKDIDEISADYLKDLTIHYADRVDDVLRVALLEEKVAHPIKLVVRDEAPMPAAPSVEVS; via the coding sequence ATGGCTGAAGATTCTGAAGAAATGGTGTCCATTGTGGCTGCCGACCCCGATCAGACGCTCAGCGCCGATGAATCGCCGGAGGTGCTGCCGCTGCTGCCCGTACGCAATACGGTGCTGTTTCCGGGGGTAGTGCTGCCCGTAACGGTTACCCGTAAGAAAAGCATCCGGCTGGTGCGCAAGGCCTACCGCGGCAACAAGATTGTGGGGGTAGTGGCCCAGAAGAACGGGCAGAGCGACGACCCTACTCTGCAGGATCTGTATCAGGTGGGTACCATGGCCAAAATCTTGAAGCTGCTGGTGCTGCCCGACGGCAATACCACCATCATCATTCAGGGCCAGTCGCGCTTCCGCATTGAGGCCGAGGTGCAGAGCACGCCCTACCTCACGGCGCGGGTAAGCTACTCGCCTGAGGCTTTCCCCAACAAGCAATCCAAGGAAGTAAAGGCCCTGGTATCGTCGTTGAAGGAAGCGGCGGCCAAGATGCTGAAGCTGAACCCCGAGATTCCGCAGGAAGCGCAGGTGGCCCTGGATAATATTGAGTCGCCCTCTTTCTTAACCCACTTCCTCTCGTCCAACATCAACGTGGAGGTAGGAATTAAGCAGCAGCTGCTGGAAATAAACGACGGCGTGGAGCGCGGCACTCAGCTGCTGGAGCTGATGCTGAAGGAAATTCAGCTGCTGGAAATCAAGCGCGAAATCCACACCAAGGTCCACACCGATATCGACCAGCAACAGCGCGACTATTTCCTGCGCCAGCAGATTAAAGTGCTGCAGGATGAGCTGGGCTTCGATGGCCCTGACCAGGAAGTGGAAAAGCTGCGCCAGCGTGCCAAAGACAAAAAATGGCCCGAGGCAGTAGCCAAGCACTTTACCAAGGAGCTGGACAAACTCACCCGCATCAACCCCCAGGCTGCCGAGTACCCGGTAAGCCTGAATTACGTGGAGTTTCTTCTGGACTTGCCCTGGGGCGAATACACCAAGGACAACTTCAACCTGAAGCGGACTCAGAAAATCCTCGACCAGGACCACTACGGCATGGAAAAGGTGAAGGCGCGCATCATTGAGTACCTCGCCGTGCTCAAGCTGAAGCAAGATTTGAAAGCTCCGATTCTGTGCTTGTATGGCCCTCCGGGGGTAGGAAAAACTTCCCTGGGCCGCTCCATCGCCAAGGCGCTGGGCCGGCAGTACGTGCGCATGAGCCTGGGCGGCGTGCGCGACGAGGCCGAAATTCGGGGGCACCGCAAAACCTACGTGGGGGCCATGCCCGGCCGCATCATCTCCCAGATCAAGAAGGCGGGCGCCTCCAACCCGGTTATCGTGCTCGACGAAATTGATAAGCTGGCTTCCGACTTCCGCGGTGACCCCTCGTCGGCGCTGCTGGAAGTGCTGGATCCCGAGCAAAACTCCACCTTCACCGACAACTACCTGGAGGTAGAATATGACCTGTCGCGGGTACTGTTCATTGCCACGGCCAACTCCCTGGAAACCATTCAGCCTGCCCTGCGCGACCGGATGGAAATCATTGACCTGACGGGCTACACGCTGGAGGAGAAAACCCAGATTGCCAAAAAGCACCTCTGGCCCAAGTTGCTGCAGGAGCACGGCCTTGGCCTGAAGGATGCCGGCATCAGCACCTCAGCCCTGCAGCGCGTGATTGATGACTACACCCGCGAGAGTGGAGTGCGCAGCCTGGAGCGCAAGCTGGGCGCGGTGGTGCGCAACGTGGCCAAGAGCAAAGCCATGAATGAAGCCTTCCCTTCGATCCTGGAGCCCAAGGATATTCACCGCATCCTTGGGGCCGCCATCTTCGACCGGGACCAGTACCAGGATAACGAAACCGCCGGGGTAGTAACAGGACTGGCCTGGACAAGCGTGGGCGGCGACATTCTCTTTGTTGAGAGCCTGCTGAGCCGGGGTAGGGGCAAGCTCACCCTGTCAGGCCAGCTCGGCGACGTGATGAAGGAATCGGCCGTGACGGCCCTGAGCTACCTGCGCAGCCGGGCCGAGGAGTTGGATATCGATTACCGCCTCTTCGACCAGTACGACCTGCACATTCACTTCCCCGAAGGAGCCGTGCCCAAGGATGGGCCCAGCGCAGGCATTGCCATCTTTACCAGTATTGCTTCGGTATTTACCCAGCGCAAAATCCGTAGCCATCTGGCCATGACGGGCGAAATTACGCTCCGTGGCAAGGTGCTGCCGGTAGGCGGAATCAAGGAAAAGATTCTGGCTGCTAAGCGGGCCGGCGTCCGCGACATTATTCTGTGCCCCAAGAATAAGAAGGACATCGACGAAATTTCGGCCGATTATCTCAAGGATTTGACCATCCACTACGCCGACCGCGTGGATGATGTGCTGCGGGTGGCGTTGCTGGAAGAAAAAGTAGCCCACCCCATCAAGCTGGTGGTGCGCGACGAGGCGCCAATGCCAGCAGCCCCGAGTGTAGAAGTTAGTTAA